CATAACACCAGAACGGCCATTCATTACTGTTTCTGTTACATCAGCGCGTGAACCGCCAAACAACCAGTCTTTATCGGTTAGATCTGGTGCACCAACAGCAGGGTTACCCTTACCATCAGTACCATGACACGCAGCACACACAACGAAGCGAGCTTTACCAGCTTCGGCTTCTCGTGCATTCACAGAACGTCCAGAAAGGCTCAGCGTATAGCTGACTACTTCTTTAACACCTTGTTCGCCTAGTGCGTCTTTCCATGCTGGCATCTGACCAACACGGCCATGCATTAGGGTCGTAACAATGGCTTCAGGTTCTCCGCCATACAACCATGCATCATCAGTCAGATTAGGGAAACCTTTCTGGCCACGAGCATCTGAACCGTGACACTGCGAGCAGTTTTGTAGAAACAAACGTTGTCCTACTTTAATTGCCTCTTGATCAGCAGCAATCTCTGGGATAGGGCGCAGTTGAGAAGAACCTTCCACATAAGCCAGACGATTGAAGGCCTCACCGAAGTAAGTGTCTGCATCAGCTAGCTCTTTTGCGTATTGCACAAGCTGTTTGTTTTCTTGAGCTCTCGCGATGGAAGCTTTTGATTCCTCAAGCGTTGTTACCAGTTGATCTGAACTCTGCCAACCTAGTATGCCTTTGAAACTGCCCAAGCCCGGATAAAGTGTGAAGTAAATGGCCGCAAATACGAATGTACTTACAAACAGATACGTCCACCATTTAGGCAATGGATTGTTTAGCTCGCGAATACCATCGTATTCGTGACCCATATCTGCACCTTCTTCAACGCCCATTTTATCTTTAAGGCACCA
This window of the Vibrio neptunius genome carries:
- the ccoP gene encoding cytochrome-c oxidase, cbb3-type subunit III — protein: MTTFWSLWIIIITVGTLVGCAALLFWCLKDKMGVEEGADMGHEYDGIRELNNPLPKWWTYLFVSTFVFAAIYFTLYPGLGSFKGILGWQSSDQLVTTLEESKASIARAQENKQLVQYAKELADADTYFGEAFNRLAYVEGSSQLRPIPEIAADQEAIKVGQRLFLQNCSQCHGSDARGQKGFPNLTDDAWLYGGEPEAIVTTLMHGRVGQMPAWKDALGEQGVKEVVSYTLSLSGRSVNAREAEAGKARFVVCAACHGTDGKGNPAVGAPDLTDKDWLFGGSRADVTETVMNGRSGVMPAWKDILGEEKVQLVASYVWSLSNSDNK